A stretch of the Lytechinus variegatus isolate NC3 chromosome 5, Lvar_3.0, whole genome shotgun sequence genome encodes the following:
- the LOC121415125 gene encoding U6 snRNA-associated Sm-like protein LSm6, with protein sequence MSTATTTARKQTPSDFLKLIIGKPVVVKLNSGVDYRGVLACLDGYMNIALEQTEEYVNGQLKNKYGDAFIRGNNVLYISMQKRF encoded by the exons ATGagtactgctactactacagcCAGGAAACAAACTCCTAGCGATTTCTTAAAGCTCATCATCGGCAAACCAGTTGTTGTCAAACTGAATTCAGGTGTAGATTACAGAG GAGTTCTTGCCTGCTTGGATGGATACATGAACATCGCCTTGGAGCAGACAGAAGAGTATGTCAACGGTCAGCTCAAGAACAAATATGGTGATGCTTTCATCAGGGGAAATAATG TCTTATACATCAGCATGCAAAAGAGGTTCTGA